The following coding sequences lie in one Pirellulales bacterium genomic window:
- a CDS encoding ABC transporter ATP-binding protein: protein MNDPAPTVAATINGALLAAQALSKRYPDGAVQALIDVDLAVAPGEYVAIMGPSGSGKSTLLNILGALDRPDAGEVYFEGQPLSQCENLDRFRAQKLGFVFQSFHLLPNLTAAENVQIPMFEGGLRRRERQTRAGELLGAVGLSHRAKHLPKHLSVGERQRVAIARALANRPRLLLADEPTGNLDSKNAAAVLDLLDDLNRRQGLTIVMVTHDETLAQRTSRVVRMRDGRIESA from the coding sequence ATGAATGACCCCGCTCCGACGGTCGCTGCGACGATCAACGGCGCGTTGCTTGCGGCCCAGGCGCTGAGCAAGCGCTATCCGGACGGTGCCGTGCAGGCACTGATCGACGTCGACCTGGCCGTGGCGCCGGGCGAGTATGTGGCCATCATGGGTCCCAGCGGCAGCGGCAAGTCGACCCTGCTCAATATCCTCGGCGCGCTCGATCGGCCCGACGCCGGCGAGGTCTATTTTGAAGGCCAGCCGCTCTCGCAGTGCGAAAATCTCGATCGCTTTCGCGCGCAAAAGCTCGGCTTCGTGTTCCAATCGTTCCACCTGTTGCCAAACCTCACCGCGGCCGAAAACGTGCAGATCCCCATGTTCGAAGGCGGACTTCGCCGCCGCGAGCGCCAGACGCGGGCCGGCGAACTGCTCGGCGCGGTCGGCCTGTCGCATCGCGCCAAGCACCTGCCCAAGCACCTGTCGGTCGGCGAACGGCAGCGCGTGGCCATCGCCCGCGCGTTGGCTAATCGGCCGCGGCTGCTGCTGGCCGACGAGCCCACGGGCAATCTCGACTCGAAGAACGCCGCGGCCGTGCTCGATCTGTTGGACGACTTGAATCGGCGCCAAGGACTGACCATCGTGATGGTCACGCACGACGAAACGTTGGCGCAACGCACCAGCCGCGTGGTCCGAATGCGCGACGGCCGGATCGAATCTGCCTGA
- a CDS encoding ABC transporter permease produces the protein MTFVDLVFKNVWRRPLRAALTLAGVALAIGTVIALLGLAQQFHSAFVEQFARRGIDLVVVRAGIAENVTSSLSETLAPRLAAVPGVAGVNPVLMDIVAFEDLDLFGVVVQGWAADSTLFDGLRFTSGARLAAGDTKKVVLGAVLARNLGKQVGDRVEIVEDEPFEVAGIYESFSVFENGAMIVLLPELQRLMDRAGQVTSFDLQVAGTPDAAALARLAADVERVAPQLSAMPTEEFANASSQIRLAGGMSKLTSMIALIVGTIGMLNTMVMSVFERTREIGALRAIGWRKRRVLGMILAESVLLALAGAAVGALVALAGTRLLRLLPAASMLTDGRLPLEVVAQGFAIAVVVGLVGGLFPAWRGARILPTEALRHE, from the coding sequence ATGACCTTTGTCGACCTGGTTTTCAAGAACGTCTGGCGCCGCCCGCTGCGCGCGGCACTGACCTTGGCGGGCGTGGCGCTGGCGATTGGCACCGTGATCGCCTTACTCGGCCTGGCCCAGCAATTCCACAGCGCCTTCGTCGAACAGTTTGCCCGGCGCGGGATCGACCTGGTCGTCGTTCGCGCCGGGATCGCTGAGAATGTCACCAGCTCGCTGAGCGAGACGCTGGCACCCCGCTTGGCGGCTGTGCCCGGTGTGGCGGGCGTCAATCCCGTGCTGATGGACATCGTGGCCTTCGAAGACCTGGACCTGTTCGGCGTCGTGGTCCAGGGCTGGGCGGCTGACAGCACGCTCTTCGACGGGCTGCGCTTCACGTCCGGCGCCCGGCTGGCCGCGGGCGATACGAAGAAAGTCGTGCTGGGCGCGGTCCTGGCACGCAACCTGGGAAAACAGGTCGGCGACCGCGTCGAAATCGTCGAGGACGAGCCGTTCGAAGTCGCGGGAATCTACGAAAGCTTCAGCGTCTTCGAAAACGGCGCGATGATCGTGTTGCTGCCCGAGCTGCAACGGTTGATGGACCGTGCCGGCCAGGTGACGAGCTTCGACTTGCAGGTGGCGGGCACTCCCGACGCCGCGGCCTTGGCCCGATTGGCGGCCGACGTCGAGCGTGTCGCCCCACAGCTCTCGGCGATGCCGACCGAGGAATTCGCTAATGCCAGCTCGCAAATCCGCCTGGCCGGAGGCATGTCGAAGCTCACTTCGATGATCGCCCTGATCGTGGGCACGATCGGCATGCTCAACACGATGGTGATGTCGGTCTTCGAGCGCACGCGCGAGATCGGCGCGCTACGGGCCATCGGCTGGCGCAAGCGACGCGTACTCGGCATGATCCTGGCCGAAAGCGTGCTCTTAGCCTTGGCGGGCGCTGCGGTAGGTGCGCTCGTCGCGCTGGCCGGCACGAGGTTGCTGCGGCTGCTGCCCGCGGCCAGCATGCTGACCGACGGCCGGCTGCCGCTGGAGGTCGTCGCTCAGGGCTTCGCCATCGCCGTCGTGGTGGGTCTGGTGGGGGGGCTGTTCCCGGCCTGGCGCGGCGCGCGCATCTTGCCAACCGAGGCCTTGCGCCATGAATGA